CCATAGTCTCCGGCTCTGGAGGAGTAAATGAGCAGGCGTCATCATCCTCGATCATGCTCCAAATATCTGGATCAATCACCAGGTCAGAAATCGTAATCTGACGGTCTTCGGCCGCCTCTCCATCTTTGCGGAGGTGATCACCCAATGCGTCATCACGATTCATCTCATTAACGGAAGAGCTCGGCGTTATGTTAGATCGATCGTCGTCGAGCAAGCTCCACAGGTCCATGCCAGTGTCGATGGGGATCTCGATCACCCCGTCATCGACCGAGCAGTCGGGCTTAAGAATTTCAGTACGATCTCCTTCCTTGTCCGTCGTCTTGCCTTGATCTTGCTCATAGCACGAAGCAGAGGAGGAATACGAGCTGATCGCCTCTTCGGAATTATTGTTTCCGAGTGCAGTAGTCTCGTGATCAATAGGCTCTTTGGATGATGATGAGGCCATTAATCTCTTCTTCAAGTGCGTGTTCCACACGTTCTTGATCTCGTTATCGGTTCTTCCCGGTAGAAAAGACGCAATCTTGGACCATCTGATCAacgaaattaattaattacttaaaaaaaaagtAGTCGATCGAGTTAATTACACAGATCATAACATAATTACGaggttaattaattacttgtttCCTAACAAATCGTGCAGCTTGACGatggtttcttcttcttccttggtgaagttgCCTCGTTTGATGTCCGGACGGAGGTAATTAATCCACCTCAAACGGCAGCTCTTGCCGCACCTCAGCAAACCTTCAAGCCACATAAGCACTCCATGTCAATTTGCAATCAATCGAATATCGATCGAGATTCTCAATACACATTATACAGACAAACAGAGAGAGAGAGTAACCTGCATGTTTTGGAAGAGCTCGCCAATTCCCATGGCCATGCTTCTGGATGTAAGCTATCAGTCTGACGTCCTCCTCCGGCGTCCATGAACCTTTGTTCAGGCCGACCTTGGCGCAGCACGGAGCTCGGCCTCGACCCATCTCCCTGTCTTGGTCAGTACGACTACTGCTTCATATAATACATTTGGATGGAAACGAAAGAGGGAAGTGAGttgtatatatacacacacagagACAGAGACAGAGACAGAGACAGAGGCAGAGAAGGGGGAGAATGAGAGGAAACTAGCTACAAGGTGGCATGATGACCAGTTTGAGTTCACCAACCTCTGGGCCCACATTGGAAAATGGACAATAACATTTTCAAGAAAGAAGAGAGAGCCTTCTTTTGAGTGATGTAATTAGTAAGAGATTTTGTCGATGGCTCAATTATGTAAATTCAACTCTTTGAAACACTTTGATTATTGCACCAACTGCCGATTGACATGCGCTCCAAAGACATTAATTGCGATTGTCTTAATGAAAGACTATGATTTTGGATTCGGCTGCTTATGCCTCGTGTGTAAATAAATTAtactttattgttattattatttttttattttttttcttattttggcTCTCTCTCCTCGTTTTTGGGCGATGTGTCCTACCAAAATGATCCGGTTGTGCTCCTCAAGCTTTATTAGGGCAGCATTTGATCAGTCGTACGTGTCCGCATTTGCTTTCGAGTATTAATTAATTTGTCCGCTAGATAATATATTGACTTTAGTGCTCCATCCACTCTcgatttacaaaattaattaattaattgcgcAACTCGAGTTAATTCAACGTAGGTTTACCAACACCTTTTACTATGCTACATACCCAACTTTGACATGTTTTGTCAtgggtttttttttctcttcatctTTTTTTGTCCTTTAAACCAAgtcaataaaaaataaagaattaagaACTTTAAATTTTAGTCAATTCATTAAAATTTACCTATCAAAAAGTTTTGAAAGAAAAAACAAACATGAGTAGAATTCAGCTTTGTACTTATTGTTTGAATGAAAGAAATAATGGGAAAGAATTTTTGATTGATTTGATTTTCTTAAAGGAAAGGGGAGATATCTTTTTTATTCATTATTCTATACAAATTTATTTCTTTCATCTACTTTAATTTTTTTCCATCTTTAGACAACTTGGCATAAGAGTCAAGAATGTGGTTTAAATCAAATTGAATCATTATTCGAGAATATTCGCTATGTATTATTTGTTAGACGTGGAAAGGAGGAGATTAATTTTAGATAGGGGTCTCAAAATTAAATCAGACCTACTAATCCACTCGTATCGATTCAAAAAAATAGTGAGTTTAGAAAAATAGCGAGTTTAGATTGGGAAATTTTGAATTCGGGTCGATTTCGGGTTAAAGGATTTTAAATTGTGTTAGGATTGATTCAGGTTCGAATTCAGGATCACGTTGGCCTGAATTTAGGATTTAATAGATTTTTTAGGATTAAATCGGactatatttttaaaatgatgtaTATTAGTATTAAAGTTAGTATGATAATTAATCCAGCTAGAGAACGGAGATGTGGTCGATAATGCACTACTATTATTACTGATTAGAAAAGTGATGTGACTCCCGTtatgcgaagaagaagaagtcccaGAAAATGAGTTAGAATGACGGTCAAGAAAATCTCCGGCAAATCCactttgacgctcaagtcagttttttTATTAAGAAAAGAGTGATTACTGGGGATTAGGATTTTGAAAGTATGTATGTGTGTACCTTTGCTCATGAGAATCGACTACCTTTTATAAGATTGGACCTTTTTAGACATTCTCCCTATTCCCCCTTATTTCTCGCTATTGTGACAATGTTCTCCGAAATAAATGTCCATTG
This region of Zingiber officinale cultivar Zhangliang chromosome 9A, Zo_v1.1, whole genome shotgun sequence genomic DNA includes:
- the LOC122021068 gene encoding transcription factor MYB10-like, with amino-acid sequence MGRGRAPCCAKVGLNKGSWTPEEDVRLIAYIQKHGHGNWRALPKHAGLLRCGKSCRLRWINYLRPDIKRGNFTKEEEETIVKLHDLLGNKWSKIASFLPGRTDNEIKNVWNTHLKKRLMASSSSKEPIDHETTALGNNNSEEAISSYSSSASCYEQDQGKTTDKEGDRTEILKPDCSVDDGVIEIPIDTGMDLWSLLDDDRSNITPSSSVNEMNRDDALGDHLRKDGEAAEDRQITISDLVIDPDIWSMIEDDDACSFTPPEPETMEGLRSDGQFCNYTSCDWLEYLEEELGLRSDLNTAEAAMNNNRESSSNMEGDNNGSCCFQTRPFSPSHLDHVDFRVS